A genomic stretch from Marinifilum sp. JC120 includes:
- the obgE gene encoding GTPase ObgE, producing the protein MKFIDEATITVRSGKGGNGCVAFRRERFIPKGGPSGGDGGKGGDLIFRGSSKLLTLYDFRLKRVYEARSGQQGMGRDKYGKAADDAIIDLPLGTLVYEVNTEDGSEKLIADLTQEGREEIICKGGDGGRGNIHFKSSTNQAPRQSEEGFPGEEKRIRLQLKIIADVGLLGLPNAGKSTFISKISAAKPKIAAYPFTTLVPNLGVVDDDMGSKLVIADIPGLIEGASEGLGLGHRFLKHVERTRFLVHILSAEDLSLEDPLDGFNMLDEELRIFDEEMAAKTQLRVINKIDLLSEEDLESIKAKAEEAGQKIYFISALHSDGVQELLKDMWDRFKAMNQEEEDEQDEQQD; encoded by the coding sequence ATGAAATTCATAGATGAAGCAACTATCACGGTACGTTCCGGCAAGGGCGGTAACGGATGCGTGGCATTCCGCAGGGAAAGATTTATCCCCAAGGGCGGCCCCAGCGGCGGTGACGGCGGTAAAGGCGGAGACCTTATTTTCCGCGGCAGTTCCAAACTTCTGACCCTCTATGACTTCAGACTCAAAAGAGTCTACGAAGCCAGGAGCGGCCAACAGGGCATGGGCCGTGATAAATACGGTAAAGCTGCTGATGATGCCATTATCGATCTTCCTCTCGGTACACTTGTATATGAAGTGAACACTGAGGACGGCTCTGAAAAGCTCATCGCCGACCTCACTCAGGAAGGACGCGAAGAAATAATCTGCAAGGGCGGAGACGGCGGACGTGGTAATATCCACTTCAAATCTTCCACCAACCAGGCACCGCGTCAGTCTGAAGAAGGTTTTCCCGGTGAAGAAAAGCGCATTCGCTTGCAGCTTAAGATCATTGCGGACGTTGGCCTGCTAGGTCTGCCAAATGCAGGTAAATCAACCTTCATTTCCAAAATTTCCGCTGCGAAACCCAAAATCGCAGCCTACCCTTTCACCACCCTCGTGCCCAACCTCGGCGTGGTGGATGATGACATGGGCAGCAAACTGGTCATCGCGGACATTCCCGGCCTGATTGAAGGGGCCAGCGAAGGACTGGGACTGGGGCACCGTTTCCTCAAGCATGTGGAACGGACCAGATTCCTCGTCCATATCCTCAGCGCAGAAGACCTGAGCCTTGAAGATCCGCTGGACGGATTCAATATGCTCGACGAAGAGCTGCGCATTTTCGATGAGGAAATGGCCGCTAAAACCCAGCTGCGGGTCATCAACAAAATAGACCTTCTTTCCGAGGAAGACCTTGAATCAATCAAGGCTAAAGCTGAGGAAGCAGGTCAGAAAATTTATTTCATATCCGCCCTCCACAGTGACGGGGTTCAGGAACTCCTCAAAGATATGTGGGACAGATTCAAAGCCATGAATCAAGAGGAAGAAGATGAGCAGGACGAACAACAGGATTGA
- a CDS encoding 50S ribosomal protein L27, translated as MAHKKAGGSSKNGRDSNAQRRGVKRFGGQEVLAGNILVRQVGSKVHAGTNVGTGRDWTLFALVDGVVKYEKYIRKNRVKTRVHIVPAEA; from the coding sequence ATGGCTCATAAGAAAGCGGGCGGTAGCTCGAAAAACGGTCGCGATAGTAATGCCCAAAGACGTGGTGTAAAACGTTTTGGTGGTCAGGAAGTACTGGCTGGCAACATACTTGTTCGCCAGGTTGGTAGTAAAGTCCACGCTGGTACAAACGTTGGCACCGGTAGAGACTGGACTCTGTTTGCACTGGTTGACGGTGTTGTGAAGTACGAAAAGTACATTCGCAAAAACCGCGTTAAAACCAGAGTACACATCGTTCCTGCCGAAGCCTAG
- a CDS encoding methyltransferase domain-containing protein, with the protein MSFNISEWARITHNDTPVYLRPNSPDWFVPTSSGDKLLDFIQKNPDTKLSIEDKRFLMRLPDADESIYLGRYELLKTDSLRELWFHITDNCNMACTHCLFSSSPQAKRELKTERVLDLTAQAEKLGCRMFAITGGEPLVHKGLDTILTRMLEIESSHVAVLTNGLTVKKFFSKNRYDFNRLHLQISVDGIGKTHDKLRGEGMFKRLEQSLNWLSAEGIPFTLSMCVTKANVHEMKDVVEFAARTGASNVHFMWYFVRGRGESKEFVKPDKIYPHLLEAWETGERTGVTIDNVEAVKSMIFAPCGTIHDGSTAGWESLAVGPDENLYPSAATVGIEKLATCINDNLGQAWKESSALEKLRKSSGKDLNTPFKLILGGGDTDHSFMHRESFLGDDPYSPLYEKLALELITRKSRESQPHDTPQLLLKMGDKLDRCSGHGPVALTHTNCLLAVAGNNSLAVVKDFYTEAADTAKEDILNPACYDPALMNHIPEKYRFRGYGCGSPIMDAGISTGEHVVDLGSGRGIECFIAAKMTGKKGKVTGIDMLDPMLAHAREGQAAVADSLGYDNMSFRKGYLETLPLDEGTADLLLSNCVLNLSTDKRRTFAEMFRVLKPGGRLTISDVVCETEPGPEIRNDDTLHGECIAGAQTQKNLCGLLEEAGFESLIMIKRFPYRTVGGHQFFSLTFSARKPEEKDTVKTVYRGPLATAITSGGTILTPGSVMEIPEQEANLLGEQLFIINNDGAVDNVFIGESCCCPTPDSFDKPKPEMKTNSVPPSLKNMEGCMVCGADLEYLTEYRKMVCCFCGEEHEANGHCVKGHFVCDKCHSKDGMEVLPHLLKSSTETDMIELLKKARSHPAIPMHGPEHHALVPGVIAAAYKNSGGGIDDKVIDTAVSRGAKVAGGFCGFMGICGAAIGVGTAMSAILEATPFTASERSIAQKGTLAALKLIADIEAARCCQRDCWLALKAAAQVSEDVLGLRLKADAHILCDQMKTNKECMGRNCPVIRNCKGNQPPVTQLLGKITNSEKKV; encoded by the coding sequence TTGTCCTTCAATATCTCAGAGTGGGCCCGGATTACCCATAACGACACTCCCGTATATCTCAGACCTAATTCCCCGGACTGGTTTGTCCCAACATCTTCCGGTGATAAACTGCTGGATTTCATTCAGAAGAACCCCGACACAAAACTTTCCATTGAAGATAAACGTTTTCTCATGCGCTTGCCTGATGCGGACGAATCTATCTACCTTGGAAGATACGAATTACTGAAAACAGACTCCCTGCGCGAACTCTGGTTCCACATTACTGACAATTGCAACATGGCCTGCACCCACTGCCTATTTTCCTCTTCACCGCAAGCCAAGCGGGAACTGAAAACAGAAAGAGTGCTTGATCTGACCGCACAAGCAGAAAAACTGGGATGCCGAATGTTCGCCATTACTGGCGGGGAACCGTTAGTTCACAAAGGGCTGGATACGATCCTGACCCGCATGCTGGAGATCGAATCCAGTCACGTTGCCGTGCTGACCAACGGGCTGACCGTAAAAAAATTCTTTTCAAAAAACCGTTACGACTTCAACCGCTTGCATTTGCAAATAAGCGTGGACGGCATCGGCAAAACACACGACAAACTGCGTGGCGAAGGTATGTTCAAGCGACTTGAGCAATCCCTGAACTGGCTTTCTGCCGAAGGAATTCCCTTCACGCTCTCCATGTGCGTGACCAAAGCAAATGTACACGAGATGAAGGATGTGGTGGAGTTTGCGGCCCGTACCGGGGCTTCAAATGTGCATTTCATGTGGTATTTCGTACGCGGACGGGGGGAATCCAAAGAGTTCGTCAAGCCGGATAAAATATATCCCCACCTTCTTGAAGCATGGGAAACCGGGGAACGAACCGGGGTGACTATTGATAATGTTGAAGCGGTCAAAAGTATGATTTTTGCCCCCTGCGGCACAATCCACGACGGATCAACAGCGGGGTGGGAATCTTTAGCTGTAGGCCCGGATGAAAATTTATATCCTTCTGCTGCTACGGTCGGAATTGAAAAGCTAGCCACTTGTATTAATGATAATTTAGGACAAGCATGGAAAGAAAGCTCAGCACTTGAAAAGCTGCGCAAAAGCAGTGGTAAAGATCTAAACACGCCTTTTAAATTGATCCTCGGCGGTGGCGATACCGACCACAGCTTTATGCACCGCGAAAGTTTCCTTGGGGACGATCCTTACAGCCCGCTTTATGAAAAACTGGCCTTGGAATTGATTACCCGTAAGAGCCGCGAATCACAACCGCATGACACCCCGCAGTTGCTTCTTAAAATGGGAGACAAGCTGGACCGTTGTTCCGGGCATGGCCCGGTGGCCCTGACCCACACCAACTGTCTGCTGGCCGTTGCCGGGAACAACAGCCTTGCAGTGGTCAAAGATTTCTACACCGAAGCTGCTGACACAGCCAAAGAGGATATCCTCAACCCCGCCTGTTACGATCCTGCGCTGATGAATCATATCCCCGAAAAATACCGTTTCCGTGGTTACGGATGCGGTTCGCCAATCATGGATGCCGGAATCTCGACTGGTGAGCATGTGGTAGATCTTGGCAGCGGACGAGGCATAGAATGTTTCATTGCCGCTAAAATGACCGGAAAAAAAGGCAAAGTGACCGGAATTGACATGCTTGATCCCATGCTTGCCCATGCCCGTGAAGGGCAAGCAGCAGTTGCCGATTCGCTTGGTTACGACAATATGAGTTTCCGCAAGGGCTACCTCGAAACCCTGCCCCTTGATGAAGGAACCGCCGACCTGCTGCTCTCAAACTGTGTTCTCAATCTTTCCACCGACAAACGACGCACCTTTGCCGAGATGTTTCGGGTGCTAAAGCCCGGAGGCAGACTGACCATCTCTGACGTGGTCTGTGAAACCGAACCGGGACCGGAAATCCGCAATGACGACACCCTACACGGGGAATGCATTGCCGGAGCGCAGACTCAAAAGAATCTTTGCGGCCTGCTCGAAGAAGCGGGATTTGAATCCCTGATCATGATCAAACGGTTCCCTTACCGCACTGTGGGTGGACACCAATTCTTTTCCCTGACCTTTTCAGCCCGCAAACCGGAAGAAAAAGATACGGTCAAAACTGTTTATCGAGGCCCATTGGCTACTGCTATTACTTCCGGCGGAACAATCCTTACCCCCGGCAGCGTGATGGAAATCCCGGAACAGGAGGCGAATCTCCTAGGTGAACAATTATTCATTATAAATAATGACGGTGCGGTGGATAATGTTTTCATCGGCGAATCCTGCTGTTGTCCCACACCGGATTCCTTTGACAAACCAAAGCCGGAAATGAAAACCAACTCAGTGCCTCCTTCCCTTAAAAACATGGAAGGGTGCATGGTTTGCGGGGCGGATCTTGAATACCTGACCGAATACCGCAAAATGGTCTGCTGTTTCTGCGGGGAAGAGCACGAAGCCAATGGACACTGCGTGAAGGGCCACTTTGTCTGCGACAAATGTCACAGCAAGGACGGTATGGAAGTACTGCCCCACCTGCTAAAATCCAGCACGGAAACCGATATGATCGAGCTGCTAAAAAAAGCGCGCAGCCATCCGGCAATTCCCATGCATGGCCCTGAACACCATGCCCTTGTTCCGGGCGTAATTGCCGCTGCCTATAAAAACAGCGGTGGGGGTATTGACGACAAGGTCATTGATACGGCAGTATCACGCGGCGCAAAAGTTGCCGGAGGGTTTTGCGGATTCATGGGAATCTGCGGTGCAGCCATCGGCGTAGGTACGGCCATGAGTGCCATTCTGGAAGCAACCCCCTTTACAGCGTCTGAACGCTCCATTGCCCAGAAAGGAACACTGGCGGCTCTAAAACTTATTGCGGACATAGAAGCTGCGCGCTGTTGCCAGCGAGACTGCTGGCTGGCCTTGAAGGCTGCGGCACAGGTTTCAGAAGATGTTCTGGGCTTGCGCCTTAAGGCAGATGCGCATATACTATGCGATCAAATGAAAACAAATAAAGAGTGTATGGGGCGCAATTGCCCGGTGATTAGAAACTGTAAAGGTAATCAACCGCCTGTCACTCAACTTCTGGGTAAGATAACAAATTCTGAAAAAAAAGTTTAA
- a CDS encoding ComF family protein, whose protein sequence is MFAKIQQYISPIATLTRLKKIIRENRCPACLNIHTGKGLCESCLSTIKPKPENICIVCGEELNSPDAHSLPCITCQTVPRNFSRLYFYGLHKGLLRDMLLGWKFNNQYGYSTVFQQFIEQRCAEIPETSCPDLIIPVPLHAARLRERGFNQSLVLARFASSVTGAKISAKALIRTRKTIPQTKLSGAERRKNLHTAFTADPSLVEGKKILLMDDVYTTGSTVDECARTLLESRAEKVEVMTLSRALI, encoded by the coding sequence ATGTTCGCGAAGATCCAGCAATATATATCTCCCATTGCCACTCTGACGAGGCTGAAAAAAATAATCAGAGAGAACCGTTGTCCGGCCTGCCTGAACATTCACACGGGAAAAGGATTATGCGAATCCTGCCTCAGCACCATCAAGCCCAAGCCGGAAAATATATGTATCGTCTGCGGGGAGGAACTCAATTCCCCGGACGCACACTCCCTGCCCTGTATCACCTGCCAGACAGTGCCCCGTAACTTCAGCAGACTTTATTTTTACGGTCTGCATAAAGGGTTGCTGCGCGACATGCTACTTGGCTGGAAATTCAATAATCAATATGGATACAGCACGGTTTTTCAACAATTCATCGAACAGCGTTGCGCAGAGATACCTGAAACAAGCTGCCCGGATTTGATTATCCCGGTCCCACTGCATGCTGCCAGGCTGCGGGAACGTGGCTTCAACCAGTCACTTGTTCTTGCCCGGTTTGCATCCTCAGTCACCGGGGCGAAAATATCCGCCAAAGCTCTGATCCGGACCCGTAAAACCATTCCCCAGACAAAACTTAGCGGTGCTGAAAGACGTAAGAACCTGCATACCGCTTTCACTGCCGATCCATCCCTTGTTGAGGGGAAAAAAATCCTGCTCATGGACGATGTCTATACAACCGGCTCCACCGTGGATGAATGCGCCCGAACCCTGCTGGAATCCAGAGCTGAGAAGGTAGAAGTGATGACCCTTTCTCGGGCCTTGATATAA
- the proB gene encoding glutamate 5-kinase yields the protein MSRTNNRIETLQEAKRIVVKIGSAVLTTAEGINLGLICRLADQLATLHERGVDIVLVSSGAVAAGRNSIPSGAKLDDLPARQAASAIGQSRLMHEYDETFRRFGLVTSQVLLTRDDLKHRDRFLNARNTLSRLLEWRVIPIINENDTVAVQELEFGDNDTLASLILNVVEADLFINLTSADGVFDKNPDKNPDAKPLACIENVHDLDLDAMCDGKTAVGSGGMFSKMRAANRAAQLGVPTLILAGKERMIIERVFNGEECGTWIVPDEKSVSRRKYWLAYHCDPAGDLVIDAGAEKALLSGGKSLLPAGISEVEGKFKAGELVRVVNTSGKSLAVGLSCYSSADMIKIMGCKSCNIESILGKCPYPEAIHRDNLLLDAAL from the coding sequence ATGAGCAGGACGAACAACAGGATTGAGACATTACAGGAAGCTAAACGCATTGTTGTAAAAATCGGCAGCGCGGTTCTGACCACGGCAGAGGGGATCAACCTCGGCCTGATCTGCCGCCTTGCCGACCAGCTGGCGACCCTGCACGAACGCGGGGTCGATATAGTCCTCGTATCGTCCGGTGCAGTTGCTGCCGGACGAAATTCCATTCCTTCCGGTGCAAAACTGGATGACCTGCCCGCGCGGCAGGCCGCCTCGGCCATCGGTCAGTCCCGGCTCATGCATGAGTATGACGAGACATTCCGCCGTTTCGGCCTTGTGACCTCTCAGGTCCTGCTCACCCGTGACGACCTCAAGCACCGCGACCGTTTCCTTAATGCCCGCAACACCCTTTCAAGACTGCTTGAATGGCGGGTAATCCCCATCATCAATGAAAACGACACCGTGGCTGTTCAGGAACTGGAATTCGGGGATAACGACACCCTCGCCAGCCTGATCTTAAACGTGGTGGAAGCAGATCTTTTCATCAACCTCACTTCCGCTGACGGGGTCTTTGACAAGAACCCGGACAAGAATCCCGATGCCAAGCCGCTGGCCTGCATTGAGAACGTCCATGACCTCGATCTTGACGCCATGTGCGACGGCAAAACCGCCGTGGGGTCCGGGGGAATGTTCTCCAAGATGCGCGCAGCCAACCGTGCTGCCCAGCTCGGAGTACCTACTCTGATCCTCGCAGGCAAAGAGCGCATGATCATTGAACGCGTTTTTAACGGTGAAGAGTGCGGAACATGGATCGTGCCCGATGAAAAATCCGTATCAAGGCGCAAGTACTGGCTGGCTTATCATTGTGATCCTGCCGGAGATCTGGTCATTGATGCCGGGGCTGAAAAGGCGTTGCTTTCCGGGGGTAAGAGTTTATTACCAGCCGGGATATCCGAAGTTGAGGGAAAATTTAAAGCCGGAGAACTCGTCCGCGTGGTCAACACATCAGGCAAGTCTCTTGCTGTGGGATTGTCCTGTTATAGCTCCGCAGACATGATCAAAATCATGGGCTGCAAATCCTGCAATATCGAGTCTATCCTCGGTAAATGCCCCTACCCCGAAGCCATTCACCGGGATAATCTGCTGCTGGACGCTGCTTTGTAA
- the rplU gene encoding 50S ribosomal protein L21, translated as MYAIIETGGKQFRVEEGLELNVQKMDAEAGTKVDLDKILLIGQGEDVKIGAPYVEGAKVSCSILEHGRDKKIIVFKKRRRKDSQTKQGHRQDYTRIKVEAIQA; from the coding sequence ATGTATGCAATAATTGAGACTGGCGGCAAGCAGTTCCGCGTTGAAGAAGGTCTGGAACTCAATGTCCAGAAAATGGACGCTGAAGCAGGCACCAAAGTCGATCTGGATAAAATTCTTCTTATCGGTCAGGGCGAAGACGTCAAAATCGGTGCTCCTTATGTTGAAGGTGCGAAAGTATCTTGCTCTATCCTTGAACATGGTCGTGATAAAAAGATCATCGTTTTCAAAAAAAGACGCAGGAAAGACTCTCAGACCAAACAGGGTCATCGTCAGGACTACACAAGAATCAAAGTGGAAGCCATTCAGGCTTAA
- a CDS encoding MBL fold metallo-hydrolase has translation MEIKIFPLGPLETNCFVIVNENKALVIDPGGDPTPVLSYLKKTGVELERILNTHLHFDHILGNRALADASGKTIYASNDDLVLMDTQVGRGGLMGFPEVPHFETEHIGEGETELIGLECKIYSTPGHTPGSLTFHFPALKAAIVGDLIFRRSIGRTDFPYGDTEQLLTSVKEKIFTLPAETELFAGHGPSTSVGDEINHNPYFSGVEI, from the coding sequence ATGGAAATCAAGATTTTTCCTCTTGGTCCGCTTGAGACCAATTGCTTTGTAATTGTTAATGAAAACAAGGCTCTGGTTATTGATCCGGGCGGCGACCCCACCCCGGTACTCTCCTATCTTAAGAAAACCGGAGTGGAGCTGGAACGCATCCTGAATACGCATCTTCACTTTGACCATATTCTCGGTAACCGGGCACTGGCTGATGCCAGCGGAAAAACCATTTACGCTTCAAACGATGACCTCGTACTCATGGACACACAGGTCGGGCGCGGTGGACTGATGGGCTTTCCTGAGGTTCCACATTTTGAAACCGAACACATCGGGGAAGGTGAGACTGAATTGATCGGACTGGAATGTAAAATTTACTCCACCCCCGGTCATACTCCGGGCAGCCTGACCTTCCACTTCCCGGCCCTGAAAGCAGCAATTGTCGGTGACCTCATCTTCCGCCGCTCCATCGGCAGAACAGATTTCCCCTACGGCGATACAGAACAGCTGCTGACTTCAGTTAAGGAAAAGATATTCACGCTCCCGGCTGAAACCGAGCTTTTTGCGGGACACGGCCCCTCCACCTCCGTGGGTGACGAGATAAACCATAATCCCTATTTCAGCGGGGTTGAAATTTAA
- a CDS encoding flavodoxin family protein — MKQLPVIFKCSHHRKGNSDLAADLFLKGIRSAGGDAETVNLGDMDFEHCIGCLKCRSAADNRCIFADKDGAQKLYSKMISAPFTFFASPIYFYHLPSRFKTFIDRGQWAFEAATGNSEIMAGLGKRNAYACFVAGRPKGEKLFEGAELSLKFFLRFFKAELQPAMVFRGIDEPHDLENDTEKCTLISKYGEEAWQRNINNE; from the coding sequence ATGAAACAGCTTCCGGTAATATTCAAATGCAGCCACCACCGAAAAGGGAACAGCGACCTTGCTGCCGACCTTTTCCTGAAGGGAATCCGTTCTGCCGGGGGGGACGCGGAAACCGTCAACCTCGGTGATATGGATTTCGAGCATTGTATCGGCTGCCTGAAATGCCGCAGTGCAGCGGACAATCGCTGTATATTCGCAGATAAGGACGGGGCGCAGAAATTATACTCAAAAATGATTTCCGCCCCTTTTACTTTCTTTGCCTCTCCTATATACTTTTACCACCTGCCCTCACGGTTCAAAACTTTCATTGACCGGGGTCAGTGGGCATTTGAAGCCGCAACCGGAAATTCCGAAATAATGGCCGGACTGGGCAAGCGGAATGCATATGCCTGCTTTGTGGCCGGAAGACCTAAAGGGGAAAAACTGTTTGAGGGCGCTGAACTCTCACTCAAATTTTTCCTCAGATTCTTCAAAGCCGAACTCCAGCCGGCAATGGTCTTTCGGGGCATAGATGAACCGCACGATCTGGAAAATGACACAGAAAAATGCACACTCATCAGCAAATACGGAGAGGAAGCATGGCAGAGGAATATAAATAATGAGTGA
- a CDS encoding response regulator, protein MSEDIFPNLKVLVAEDSAPVRLVLKTYLGKLGIDPQFAEDGSEALKMLTSERFDIIFMDVHMPEMDGRDVVAKARQEGIRIPIIAMTTGDNPDLLSSCLQSGYDSFLLKPILKENIIRLVRKYQPNN, encoded by the coding sequence ATGAGTGAAGACATTTTCCCCAATTTAAAAGTGCTTGTTGCTGAAGATTCAGCCCCGGTGCGCCTCGTGCTAAAAACCTATCTCGGCAAGCTGGGCATTGATCCGCAATTTGCTGAGGATGGAAGTGAGGCATTGAAAATGCTCACCTCGGAACGTTTTGACATAATATTCATGGACGTGCACATGCCGGAAATGGATGGGCGCGACGTCGTTGCCAAGGCACGCCAAGAGGGAATAAGGATTCCAATCATTGCCATGACCACCGGGGATAACCCGGATCTACTGAGCAGCTGTCTCCAATCAGGCTACGACAGTTTCCTGCTCAAGCCGATCTTAAAAGAAAACATCATCCGTTTAGTAAGAAAATATCAGCCAAATAATTAA